One Spinacia oleracea cultivar Varoflay chromosome 4, BTI_SOV_V1, whole genome shotgun sequence DNA segment encodes these proteins:
- the LOC130459275 gene encoding uncharacterized protein yields MESLPHNKIDTPSSPSPEMFSFPGTPADDQSEFEFGSCVTLDSPTTASSDVTKNNLSLDDYSTTSTSPADQFFLNGRLLPHDFPVVQTTSSSRASFSGRENMGPAAVVTLSLSRGTSAGSVSSGSSSQHCSSKDYSLVSSRSNSTNSSSGGSTCASTSSIARTSCSEVNSERKMLQKRMHSVKEKSVSSSSSPLGKYYKFGTSGSSQRWQFITAIPVLGPSQSRRGRRENGGGTGTSPTMMRDVGSKGKRGGDHNNNNNNNNNGHGSLLYKMLRSVVATCKACHAMEGQEKEFELDIANDHVLGH; encoded by the coding sequence ATGGAGTCTCTTCCCCATAATAAAATTGACACTCCATCGTCCCCTTCACCTGAAATGTTCTCTTTTCCGGGAACGCCGGCCGACGATCAATCGGAATTCGAGTTCGGGTCGTGTGTAACACTAGATTCACCAACCACGGCCTCTAGTGACGTCACCAAAAACAACTTATCACTTGATGACTACTCTACTACCAGTACCTCCCCAGCTGATCAATTCTTCCTCAACGGCCGCCTCCTTCCGCACGACTTTCCTGTCGTGCAGACAACAAGCAGCAGCCGGGCCTCATTCTCTGGACGAGAGAACATGGGCCCGGCTGCTGTTGTCACCCTGTCCCTATCTAGAGGGACAAGCGCCGGGAGTGTTAGCAGTGGAAGTAGTAGTCAACACTGCAGTAGCAAAGATTACTCTCTAGTATCTTCTAGAAGTAATAGCACCAACAGCAGCAGCGGAGGTAGCACGTGCGCCAGTACAAGTAGCATTGCTAGGACTAGCTGCAGCGAGGTTAATTCCGAGAGGAAAATGTTACAGAAGAGGATGCATAGTGTAAAGGAAAAAAGCGTTTCGAGTTCGAGTTCCCCCTTAGGAAAATATTACAAGTTTGGTACGTCAGGGTCGTCCCAAAGGTGGCAATTCATAACGGCCATTCCCGTACTTGGCCCAAGCCAGTCGCGCCGAGGGAGGAGGGAGAATGGTGGTGGGACCGGTACGAGTCCGACGATGATGAGGGATGTCGGGAGTAAAGGAAAGCGTGGTGGtgatcataataataataataataataataataatggtcATGGAAGTTTATTGTACAAAATGTTGAGGTCGGTAGTGGCGACATGTAAAGCTTGTCATGCTATGGAGGGTCAAGAAAAAGAGTTTGAGTTGGATATAGCAAATGATCATGTGTTGGGACATTAA